Below is a window of Terriglobia bacterium DNA.
GCGCCGTCCGCCAATTCCGCGGTCTTCGGCAGGTTCTCCGGCAACTCCTGCGTGCCGGCGGGAATGTTCCACACCACCCAATGGGTAAAGGTGCCGCCGGGAGCGTCGGGATCGTCGAGGATCAAGGCAAACGACCTCGTGGCCGGCGGGGCGCCGCTCCAAGCCAGTTGCGGGGAGGTATTCTGGCCGTCGCATGTTTCCCGTTTTGGGAATTCGCCGCCAGGGGATATCAATTTACTGTTGACCTGCATGGCTCCCTCCGGAGGCGCAGCGTAATTTGTCGCGTCAGCACCGGCGGTGAAACGCGCGGAACCGCCGAAACCCCAGATTTGATGCGCGTCTTCCGCGGTTCGCATGTACACCGATGCGGTGAGCAAGGTCACAATCAGGAGCGACATTCGCCTCATACCCAGCCATTTCATCAGAAGCCGAACGGATTGCCAAGCGGCTGTGGAGCGTGCGCCGGAAAACGGCGGAAACCCTGTGTCCATGCGGGTTTCCGCAGGCGCGCACGAACGTCCGTTCGGAGCGCCGGACGGCCCCTCGAAGTTTTTCCTTGACCGGAAGGGTAAGATGGAATGTCACAGGGGGTTGTGTCGTGTTATCACCTTATGGACTCGATATCATAGAAAGCTGCTTCACCTGTAAAATGCGGGCCGACCGGATATTCTGCGATCTGCCCACCGCCGCCCTGCAATCATTCGAAGCCATTAAATACGCCAGTGCTTATCCCAAGGGCGCAGTCCTGTTTGTCGAAGGCCAGGCTCCCCGGGGAATCTTCGTTCTTTGCAAAGGCCGGGTGAAACTCTCCATCTGTTCCACCGACGGAAAAACGCTGATCCTGAAAATCGCCGAACCCGGCGAAGTGCTCGGGCTCAGCGCCACCGTTTCCGGCAAACCGTACGAACTCACGGCGGAGACGATCGATCCCTGCCAGGTGAACTTCGTCAAGCGCGAGGATTTTCTGCGCTTCCTGCGCGAGCACAGCGAAGCCTGCTTCCGCGTCGCCGAGCAATTGAGCGACAAGTACAACACCGCTTGCCACGAGATCCGCTCGCTGGGGCTTTCCCACTCGGCGGCGGAAAAGCTGGCCAAGCTGCTGCTGGAATGGAGCTCGCGAAACGGGGAAGCGAACAAGCAGGAGCCGCGCGTGAAGATGGCGCTCACGCACGAAGAGATCGCGCAGATGATCGGGACCTCGCGCGAGACGGTCACCCGTCTGTTCGCCGAATTGAAGAAGCGGCAGATCGTGCACGCCAAGGGCTCGACGTTGCTGATCCGCAACAAGGCGGCCTTGAAAGCCCTGGCCAGCGTCTAGGGACGTCGCCAGTCTTCGCCCGAACTCCGCCGCGCCATGACCGGATGCGGCGGAGGAAGCGTCCTTCTAGTTCCTGCCGAAATCCGCTCCGAGCGTTGCTTTTCAGGTTATGCATCACTATAAACGGTGATAGCAGTCACTGTTTTGGTTCCCCGCAGCAAGCATGATTCCAGTGTTATGGAAAGCGCCAAGAACCAGAGCTGCTTCACCTGCGAGCTGCGGCCGGACCGAGTTTTTTGCGACTTGCCGGCCGAAGCGCTACAGGCATTCGACTCCATTAAGACCACCACGAGGGTGCCGCGCGGAGCGATCTTGTTCGCCGAAGGCAAACAGCCGCGGGGAATCTATGTCTTGTGCGAAGGGCGCGCCAAGCTCTCGGTGTGTTCCGACGCTCGCAAGCGCCTGATGCTGCGCGTTGCCGGGCCGGGCGAGGTGCTGGGCCTGAGCGCCAGCATGGCGGGGCGACCCTACGAAGTGACCGTGGAAATGCTGGACGCTTCGCAGGTAGCCTTTGTCCGCCGCAAAGACCTTTTGCACTTCCTGCGCGAACACCGCGTGGCCTGCCTGCAGGTGGTTCACCTGCTCAGCCAGGACCTGCACCAGGCGTATGACCGGGTGCGGTCGATCGGACTGTCGCGCGCGCGCCGGCCCCACCTGGTGCACCCCGCCTCGCACGCCGCCGCGCACAGCAACTGACAGATCACCGAGGATCCTGCAGACGCCCGCTCCGGCGGGCGTTTTTGCTGGTGCGGGAAGGTCGCAAGGCGCCGTGAGTTACGGCACAGGGGCATGTCCGGCCGGAAGAATTGGATCACTCAGCTATGTGAGCGGCCTCACAGCCTCTCCGCTCACAGTTGTCCGATGCTGTCGCTGCAGGTCCGGGGTCCGATGCGGATCCGCCCCGGTGCTGCCTAGGAGCTAATTGCAATGGACGAATTCAAAAATCTTAAGCGGTTCGCGGTCTCTCTGGCCGCTGTGATGCTGGTCATGCTGGTAGTGACTGGCGTCAGCACCGCCGGCACGCAGCCCAAGGCGGCCCCCGCCCCGGCCGTCGGCGGCGACTACGTCGGTAGTGACATCTGTATCTCTTGCCATGATGATCAAAACCGTCGCATGAAGAACACGGTGATGGGCAAGGTTTTTGCCAAGCCCCACACAGCCGACGAAAAACTCGGATGCGAATCTTGCCACGGACCCGGCAGGGCTCACGTGGAAGCCGGCGGCGGCAAGGACACCATCCCTGTCCGTTATGGCAAAGACACCCGGAACTCAGTCGAAGAACAGAACCAGTCTTGTGTGCAGTGCCACAAGAGAGGTAACCGCATGTTCTGGGCCGGCAGCCCGCACGAATCGCGCGGTATGCGGTGCGTCGACTGCCACAACGTAAAGCAGCAGCTGAAGAGATCACTGGCCGGCGAGACATTCTTGACTGAACCGCTGAAGGACACCGGAGGTCTGGTCAAGCCCGAGACCGAGCTCTGCTTGCAGTGCCACCAGATGCGGCGCGCGCAACTGCAGCGCTCTTCGCACATGCCGTTCCGCGAAGGCAAAGTCACTTGCACCAGTTGCCACAACCCGCACGGCTCGCCCAATCCGGCACAACTGAAGCAGGCCACCGTGAACGAGAACTGCTATAGCTGCCATGCCGAGCGGCGCGGCCCCTTCCTCTGGGCGCATCCGCCAGTGACGGAAAACTGCGACACCTGTCACGAGGCGCATGGTTCCACCAACCCGCAGTTGCTGAAAACGCGCATTCCGCGGCTCTGCCAAGAGTGCCACAACGAATTCGCGCACGGGACGGGAACAATCGGCTACCCCTTGGGCAATGTCTCCAACGCTGGTAAGCCCATGGGCTACCCCAACAAGACCACGAACCGTGGCTGTGCGAACTGCCACTCCAAAATCCACGGGACCAACGCCCCGTCGGGTAAATTCTTTTTGCGCTAGGAGATAGGAGAGAGCAATGAAACTTTTCAAGCTGTTTGCGCTTTGTACACTGCTCGCGCTCCTGCTTGTTCCGGCTGCGGTTATGGCACAGGAACAGGCTCCCGAGCGCGGCGTCGTGGAGTTCGGCTTCCGCGGGGTCACGGGAACGGTTTACGGTCGCACCAATCCGGGTGACGTTCCGTTCAGCAACAATTTCCGTCCCGATCTGTTGAACTCCGGCCTCAACACTTATTACGATTATCGAAACGCCTTCTACATTCCTAAATTCAACTACCAAAGCGATACCTTTCTTGGCTCCACGAGCTATCTCAAAATTCAGTCGGCCAGCAACGGCCTCGCCTTTGAGGGAGGAACTCTGGGTCGAGATCAGACCGTCCTGGTTACACTCGGTCAATACGGCCACTACAAGGCCCAATTCCGCTTTGACGAGACGCCGCACATCTTCAGCGGTACCACGCGTACGCTGTTCAGTGGCGGCGGGGGCGCATGGAACGTGAATCCTGCGCTGCAGAGCACGCTGTTCGGCGCCCTCTGCGGCAGTGTTAGTGCGTCCCATGGATGTACGGTCACCCCCTCTGTCAGCGCCATTTCCAACGCGTTGAGCAGCGCGGCAGCCGGTGCCACATACTTTACGCAACAGGAGAGCCGGAAAGCGGGTACTGGTCTGTTCAGCTGGAACATCAACCCCGACCTGAACATCTCTGCCGTGTTCTCGCGGGAGCACCAGCTCGGCACCCGGCCCATCGGCTTCGTCATGGGCAACGGCTCGACTGGCTACGCCGCGGAAGCGCCGGAGTCGATCGACTACTACACCAACAATGCCAAAGTCACCGCCGAGTTTGGTCAGAAGCACTGGGACGCACTGTTTGGGTACCAGGGGTCGTTCTTTAAGAACGACACTCCCAACATGGTGGTGATGAACCCGTTTTCGAACACTTTCACCCAAGTTACTTCGACCATGAGCAGCACGGTGGGTCCGGCCACGGGGCGAATGGATCTGTACCCGGACAATAACTACCAGCAATTTGTGAGTCAGGGTGCAGCCGAGCTTGGCAAACACATCCACTTGATGGCTAACATCACTCCTGGGTGGATGTCCCAGACGGCCAGTTTCCAGCCTCTAACGACGAATACTTATCTCACCTCAACCCCACCGGCCGGTTATCCGAGCTTCCTGCCGACGCAGAATCTCAACGGCAAAGTGGGCACGCTGGCCATGAACTACACCGCCGTAGTCAAGGCCGCGAAGAACCTGGTATTCACAGCGAAATACCAACATTATGGCTACGACAACAACACTCCGGATTTGCTGGTTAGGCCCACGGTGGCCGACACCTCGTTCTTAATCAGCAGCTCCTTCCACGGTTCGACGGCAAACTGCTATGACCCGGTGGCGGGGCCCGGCAGCGTGAATGTTGTTAACGCTGCTTATACCTACTACTGTCCCGGCGAACAAAGCTCGTTCACCAGTAAGCTGTTGGATTTGGGCGGCACCTGGTTCTTCACCAAGAAGAACTCGGTGAAGTTCGGCTATCAGCGGGGGTGGATGGATCGCACGAACCGCGAAGTTGCCGAGACCATCGAGGGTTCGTTCTACGGAGCGCTGGACATGCACCTGCAGAAGCATCTGTTGCTGCGGGTTTCGGCGCGTCACCAGAACCGCTTGCCGCAAGGCGGCGCCGAGGCCTACGAGGCCGATCCCAGCAACCTGTATGCGCGCATGCCCGACCAATCCACGCGCGTTCGTAACCGTGGCGATGTGTCGCTGCAGTGGGATGCCACTCAGAAGCTGAGCCTCTCGGCCTTCTGGGGAACGCTGCAGGACAACTACAACCAGCGCAACTCGGTCAACAGTTTGGTGCCGCTCGGGGATGCCACCTATAGCCAGGTGATAGTGGCCGGCACGAAGCCGACACCGATCTATGGACCGTATTACGCCTATGGGTTGCTGAACAACATCGGGCGGAACTACGGCTTCGATGTCAACTACGCGCTGACGCCCAAGGTGGTCTTGTTCGCGGAGTACGGGCGTGAGAAGAACACCGGCGCCATACTCCAGGGGAGGGGACTCAACACCCCCGCAACCTGTACACCCACGGGCACCGGCTTCGTCTATCCCAGCTCGTGCGACCCGATCAACGACCTCCTGACCGCCAACAAGGATGTGGTTAACAGCTACTATGGTGGAGCGGATATCACTGTTTCCAAGAAGTTCGACCTCAGCCTGTATTACAGCCTGTCGCTGGCGCAGAGCTTCGTAAACAGCGATGGTGTGAACTGCCAGATCGGCAACGGCTGGACGACAGGGACGTCCTATTGCGACACGCATTTCACGAACTGGAGCCTGGACACGGCTGCCAATCCTGCCGTGAACTTCGGTTATCCGCAGAATGTCAACCGAGTTCACGAGGTTGGTGCCGTTGCCAGGTTCAAGTTGACGCAGAACCTGGTGCCGAAGTTCCAGTACATCTTCCGGCAGTTCGGCAACAGCGATTGGCAGACCGGTGTCATAAATCCCTATAGCTTCAACATTGCCAATGACCCGACCGCCGCGACGGCCCTGCAGAAGCAGCTGTTCCTGGGGGCGGATCAGCCGTCCTACAGGGCGCACATCTTCTCGGCTACACTGGAGTACCACTTCTAGTTCGTAGTTATGTACTTACCAACCCTGCGAGGGCGGCCCACCGGCCGCCCTCTTTTTTGCTCCGCATGCCCCGCTCTTCGGGCGATTCATCATGATGCGACAGGTTGCGGCGCGGGCCGCTTGCGCCGGTGATGCGGCTCACGCCCGCTAGTGATGACCACAGCGGGGGTGACTGGAGTCACCTTCAGACGTGAGGCGTCTCACAGCCGGTTGGTCGCCGATCTGAGAACGTAGAGTTGACCCCGCCTGCGTGACGTACGTCACCGGCGCTAGGGTCGGGGCCGACCACGGCACGTCGAGCAGGTACTGGATGACCGTATTGCGACACACCAAGACCCGGACGCAAATCCCGTTGGCGCTGCTGTTCACCGCGGCCCTGCTGTTCGCCGGCGGCGTCGCCCGGGCCGAGGACAACCCCAACGACACCTGCCTGGCCTGCCATGCCGACAAGTCGCTCACCACCAAGCGCGCCGGGCGCACGGTTTCGCTGTTCGTCGAGGCGAAGAAGTTTTCGTCGTCCATCCATGGATCGCTCGCCTGCACCAACTGCCACGCCGATCTCGAGGGCAAGGACCTGCCGCACGAAACGCCGCTGAAAAGAGTGGACTGCGGCGCCTGCCACGGCGAGGAGGCCAAGCAGCACGCCAAGTCGCTGCACGGCCGCGCCGTGGCGCGCGGTGACGCGCTGGCGCCGCGCTGTGTGAATTGCCACGGCAACCACGACATCCTTTCGGTCAAGGACCCGCGCTCGCCAGTGTCGCCGCTGCAGGTGCCGTTCACCTGCGGCAAGTGCCATCGCGAGGGCACGCCGGTGCAGACCCAGCGCAAGATCGAGCAGCACAACATCATTGAGAATTATGCGGAGAGCATGCATGGCGAGGCCCTGCTGAAGAAAGGCCTGGTGGTGGCGGCGAACTGCGCCTCCTGCCACACGGCGCATAACATCCTGCCGCACACCGATCCCAGCTCCTCGATCGCGCGGGCCAACATCGCCAAGACCTGCACCAAATGCCACGCGCGCATCGAGGACGTCCACCGCAAGACGATCAAGGGTGAACTTTGGGAGAAAGAGGCGCACGTGCTGCCGGCGTGCGTGGATTGCCACCAGCCGCACAAAGTGCGGAAGGTCTTCTACACCCAGGGCATGGCCGACGCCGACTGCATGCGCTGCCACGCCAACGAGAACCTCAAATCGCGCGATGGGCGGCCGTTGGCAGTACACGTTGCCGAGGTGGCGTCTTCGCGGCATGCCAAGGTGGCCTGCAGCCAGTGCCACTCGGAAGTGAACGCCTCGCGCGTGCGTCCGTGCGAGACCATCACCACGGCGGTGGACTGCTCCAAATGCCACGAGCAGATCGGGCAGGACTATCAGCGCAGCAAGCACGGTCAGCTCTTCGCCAAGAAGGACCCCAACGCGCCCGTCTGCAAGGAGTGTCACGGCACCCATCGCGTGCTCGGCAAGCACGATCCGGAATCGGTGACCTTCCCCACCAATATCCCCACGCTATGCGCGCGCTGCCACCGCGAAGGCAAAAAGGCTGCGATGCGCTATACCGGCGTGCAGCACGACATCATCCCGCACTACCAGGAGAGCATTCACGGCAAGGGCCTGCTGAAGAGCGGCCTGACGGTGACGGCGACCTGCACCAACTGCCACACCGCGCACCGCGAGTTGCCCAAGTCGGACCCGGATTCGTCGGTCAATCCGCAAAACCTTCCCGCCACCTGCGGCCAGTGTCACCACGGCATCCAGGAGCAGTTCATCAACAGCATTCACTCGCGGACCGTTTCCAGCACCAAGGAAGAGCTGCCGGTGTGCAACGATTGCCACACCGCGCACCAGATTCGGCGCGCCGACGAGGACGGCTTCAAGCTGGACATCATGGCCAAGTGCGGCCGCTGCCACGTCGAGATTGCCAAGACGTATTTCGACACGTATCACGGCAAAGTATCGCGGCTCGGCTATACGAAAACTGCCAAGTGCTACGACTGCCACGGCGCGCACGACATCCTGAAAGTCACCGATCCGCGGTCGCACCTCAGCCGCGCCAACGTCGTGCAGACCTGCCAGAAATGCCACGCCAGCGCGACGCGGCGCTTCGCCGGCTACCTGACGCACGCCACCCACCACGATCCCAAGAAGTACCCGTTCCTGTTCTGGACGTTCTGGGGCATGACCTCGCTGCTGCTGGGGACGTTCGTCGTCGGCGGCGTGCACACGTTGTTGTGGCTGCCGCGCGCCTTCCAGATGCGCCGCGAACTGCGCGCCGAGGAAGCCGCACGGAAAGCCGCCGAGCAAGAAACGGCGGAGGAGAAGCACGATGGCGACCGCTAAAGAGCAGATCGAAACCGTCGTTGCGGAACCCAAACCCGCGGCCCCGATCGCCGCCGCCGCGCGGGACGCCGCGGTGATCGCCAGCGACGAATGGGGCCCGGAAGCGCCGCCCGACCGCCGCGAATTCGTCCGCTTCACTCACCTGCACCGGGCGCTGCACGCCTGCATGATCGTCAGCTTCATCACCCTGGCGCTGACCGGGTTGTCGCTGAAATTTTCCTACACCGGCTGGGCGCGGTTTATGTCGCGCATGCTGGGCGGATTTCAGACCGCCGGCTTCATTCACCGCACCGCCGCGGTGATCATGTTCGCCGCCTTCATCACTCACATCGTCGATCTGTTCAAACTGAAGAAGCGCGAGTACGGATCGTGGAAGGCGCTGATCCTGGGCCCGAACTCCATGCTGCCCATGAAGCAGGACCTGCTGGAGTTCATCGCCACCATGAAGTGGTTCGTGGGGCAGGGCGAGCGGCCGCAGTACGGGCGCTGGACGTACTGGGAAAAATTCGATTACTTCGCCGTCTTCTGGGGCGTGTTCATCATCGGCTCCACCGGCTTGACGCTGTGGTTTCCGGTGTTCTTCACGCGGGTGATTCCCGGGTCGTTCATCAATGTCGCCACCATCATTCACAGCGACGAGGCGCTGCTCGCCACCGGGTTCATCTTCACCGTCCATTTCTTCAACACCCACCTGCGGCCGGAAAAATTTCCCATGGACACCACCGTGTTCACCGGGCACATGCCGCTGGCGGAATTGAAGCGGGACAAGCCGCGCGAGTACCAGGCGTTGCTCGCCAGCGGCCGCCTGGAGCAGCATTTGGCGGATCCGCAGCCCGCCATCGTGGTGAAGACCATTCGCGTGTTCGCCTGGGTGGCGTTGTCCATCGGCTTCAGCATCGTGGTGTGGATCATCTACGCGATGCTGTTCGCGTACCGCTAGCCCGGTGCGCAGAGAGAAGGGTCCTGGCATGTTGAAACCGAGCCGTGCACGGATGGCGATCGCGCTGGCATTCATACTCCTCTTATTCAGCGCGATTTCGTGGGCCGCGAAGCCGCCGAAACAGCCGAAAATCACCGACGCCGAATGTCTCGCTTGCCACGCCGACGCGAGCCTGACCAAGGAAGTGGGCGGCAAGCAGGTCTCGCTGGCGGTGGAGGAGGCGAAGTTCAAGGGCTCGGTGCACGGCATGTTCGCCTGCACCGACTGCCACACCGACATCAAGTCGGCGCCGCACGACACGCCGCCCGCCAAGCCCAAGTGCGCCACCTGTCACGCCGATGAGGACGCCGCCTATAATCGCGGCTTCCACGCGCAGGCGGTGAAGAGCGGCGACAAACTCGCCGCCTCCTGCCAGGATTGCCACGGCAACGTGCACCAGATCCTGCCCGCCACCGATCCCAAGGCGAAGGTGCATCGCTCCAACATTCCGGCCACCTGCGGCGTCTGCCACGGCCAGAAGTTCGTGATGGAGGCAAGCGGCCACAGCGCGCAGCCGTTCATCAACTACGAGGAGAGCGTGCACGGAAAATCGGTCGCCAAAGAAGGCGACAAAAGCAAGGCCGCGGTCTGCACCGATTGCCACGGCGCGCACGAGATCCTGAACGGCGGCAATCCGAAGTCCTCGATTGCCAAGGCCAACGTTCCCTTTACCTGCGCCAAGTGCCATGAAAAGGTCGAGCAGGAGTTCATGAGCAGCATTCATGGACAGGCGGTGACGCGCGGAAACTGGCAGGCCCCGGTGTGCACCGATTGTCACGGCATTCACACCATCAAGGCGCCGAGCGATCCCGCATCTTCGGTGAGCGCCTACAACCTGGCGCGCAGCACCTGCGCGCGCTGCCACGAGAGCGTGCGCCTGGCGGGCGAGTTCGGTGTCGAGGGCCGTCGCGGCAGCACCTACCTGGCGAGTTATCACGGGCTGGCGTCGAAGGCGGGATCCAACGTGGTCGCCAATTGCGCCAGCTGCCACGGCGCGCACAACATCTTGCCGTCCTCCGACCCGAAATCCACCATCAACCACGCCAACCTGATCAAGACCTGCGGCCAGTGCCACCCGGGCGTCACCGAAAAATTCATCCAGGGCAAAGTGCACGTGGACGCGCCGCTGTCCGCCGATATCGGCAGCGTCGCGGTGCGCTGGATCCGCCGCATGTACCTGACGCTGATTCTCTTCACCATCGGCGGCATGCTGCTGCACAACCTGATTATCTGGCGGCGCAAGTCTCTGCTCCGCCGCGACGCCCACCGCCGCATCGTGCGCCGCATGGACGCGAATCAGCGGGTGCAGCACCTGACGCTGCTGATCAGCTTCTTCGTCCTGGTGCTGACCGGCTTCGCGCTGAAGTATCCGGACTCCTGGTTTGCCGAGTTGCTGAGCTTGAATGAGACCGTGCGCGGAATCCTGCACCGCACCGCCGGCGGTGTGCTGATGGCCGTGGGCTTGTACCACGTCGCGTACCTGATCCTCAGCGCCGCGGGCCGGCAGCTCATGTTTAGCATGCTCCCCGAGCCCAAGGACGCGCTCGACGCGCGCGACACCATGCTCCACTACCTCGGCTTCAACGTTTCCAGACCGCAGTTTAAGCGCTTCAACTATGCCGAGAAGGCCGAGTACTGGGCCCTGGTCTGGGGCACGATGGTAATGGCCAGCACCGGCCTGGCGCTGTGGTTCAAGGTGCAGGTCGGACACTTGTTTCCCCGGTGGTGGCTGGATGTCGCCACCGCCATCCATTTCTACGAGGCTGTCCTGGCCACGTTGGCCATCCTGGTCTGGCACTTCTACCAGGTGTTCTTCGACCCCGACATCTACCCGATGAATTGGGCGTGGTACGACGGCCGTATGTCGGTGGAGCACTACCAGGACGAGCACGGCCTCGACAGCGAGACTGTCCGCCGCGCCGTGGATGCCGCGGCGGCGGAGAGCGGCGCGCCCGAGCCGGTGCCGGCGCCGGAACCGTCCGAGGACAAGCAGCCGGTCGGCCCGCGCCCTTGAAGAGCCGGAATGCAATCCGGCGGGCAGGGATGGCCTGTGGCACAGGTCACACGCGATTGTGACTTGCACCACAGGCCATCGTTTGTCAGCGGTTTACATTTGACGTAAGCTGCGCGGTTGCTTTTTTTGCCGGCGCAGCCCTGCCGGTGCAGTACTGCTACAGGAAATCCAGGAGGATTTTGGATGGCCGACCAGCCCCCCGATGCCGTAGCCTCGCCCGCTTCCCCGCAAAACCCGCCGCCGGGCCTGTTCCGAAACCCGATCAGTCTGATCGGCGTGGCACTGGCGCTCATCAGCGCGGCCAATATCGCATTCCTCATTTTTATTGATTACATCTCCGCCCGGCCTAGTCCTTACATCGGCATTTTCGCCTACATGATCCTGCCCGCGTTCATGGTGCTGGGACTGCTGCTGATCCCGGTGGGCATGTGGGCAGAGCGCTCGCGCCGCCGTACGCAGGCGCCGTCCATGGCGCGCTACCCGCGCATCGATCTCAATGATCCGCAGCAGCGCGGCGCCTTCGCGTTTTTCGTCACCTTCGCCATTGTGTTCGTCGCGCTGAGCGCGGCCGGCAGCTACCGCGCCTACGAGTTCACCGACTCGGTCCAGTTCTGCGGCCAGCTTTGCCACTCGGTCATGAACCCCGAGTTCGTCGCCTACAGCCAGTCGCCGCACGCGCGCGTGCGCTGCGTGGATTGCCACGTCGGCCCCGGCGCCGGATGGTACGTGCGCTCCAAGCTCTCCGGCGCCTACCAGGTGTATTCCGTCACCTTCCACAAGTATCCCAAGCCGATCCCGACGCCGGTGCAAAGCCTGCGCCCGGCGCAGGAAACCTGCGAGCAGTGCCACTGGCCGCGCAAGTTCTACGGCGCGCAGTTGAAGGTGTTCTATCACTACGGCAGCGACGAGAAGAACACGCCGCGGCAGATCCGCATGCTGATCAACACCGGCGGCGGCGATCCCACCACCGGTGCGCCTTCCGGCATTCACTGGCACATGAACATTGCCAACGAGATTACCTACCTTGCCAGCGACAAGCAGCGACAGGTGATTCCGTGGGTGCAGGTGAAGGACCAGAGCGGGCGCGTCACCATCTACCAGTCGAAGGACAACCCGCTCAAGCCGGAACAGATTGCCGGCATGCCCAAGCGGCGCATGGACTGCGTGGACTGCCACAACCGTCCGACGCATATCTATCCCTCGCCGGACCGCTCCGTGGACGAGGCCCTGCTGGCGAAACGCATTGATCCGGCGCTGCCGTTCATCAAGCAGCAGGCGGTGGAGGTGCTCAGCGCCAAATACAACACTACGCCGGAGGCGATGCAGGCGATCGCTACCAGCCTGGAAAAGTTCTATAACGAAAAATATCCGGCGCTGACCAAGAGCAGGGAACTGGAGATCCGCAATGCCATTGCGGAGGTGCAGCGGATTTTCAAATCCACCATCTTCCCCGAGATGAAGGTGGACTGGCGCGTGCACCCCAACAATATTGGGCACTTCCTTTCCCCCGGATGCTTCCGCTGCCACGATGGCGACCACGTCAGCGCGGGCGGCGGCAAGGCGCTCACGAAAAATTGCGACACTTGTCATACCGTGATCGCGGAAGTGGAGAGCGGACAGCCCGTCTACGGCAGCACGCAGGGCATGGCGTTCAAGCACCCGGTTGACCTGGGCGACATGACCGCCGTCAATTGCTCCGACTGCCATACCGGCGGCGTCGGACCGTAAGGCAAGTTTCTAGTTGCTGGTTTCTAGTTGCCAGATCGCGAGGGCAGCGGATTTATCGCTGCCCTTTGTTTTGTCTGTCTAGTACTGGTTTCAAGAGTCGGTTTTTCGGAAGGGCACGGCTTTAGCCGTGCTGCTGAGGCCGCGAAAATAGTGGGCTTTAGCCCCTGAGGGACATTTTTCCTGAGGACTGTGGCCCACATCTGCCTCGGCCAATGTGGGTCTTTTTCTGTCGTGGTGTTCAGCGCGCGAGTCGCAGCGGCGGATGAGAATAGCCCGGCGCTGAAGCAGGTAGGAGCGGACGCGATTGCAGTTGGGCGGCTCCGTAACTTGTGCTAAGCCGATTTATCGCTAGTTACGGAAGTCGGTCAAAAACAATCCTGTGAAGAATGGCAAAACCTACTGTCCAGCCAACAGCTTCGAGAGCCGAGATTCCTACGTTCGTCCAAAATGGTGTTGTGCGCCAACTCCAC
It encodes the following:
- a CDS encoding NapC/NirT family cytochrome c; translated protein: MADQPPDAVASPASPQNPPPGLFRNPISLIGVALALISAANIAFLIFIDYISARPSPYIGIFAYMILPAFMVLGLLLIPVGMWAERSRRRTQAPSMARYPRIDLNDPQQRGAFAFFVTFAIVFVALSAAGSYRAYEFTDSVQFCGQLCHSVMNPEFVAYSQSPHARVRCVDCHVGPGAGWYVRSKLSGAYQVYSVTFHKYPKPIPTPVQSLRPAQETCEQCHWPRKFYGAQLKVFYHYGSDEKNTPRQIRMLINTGGGDPTTGAPSGIHWHMNIANEITYLASDKQRQVIPWVQVKDQSGRVTIYQSKDNPLKPEQIAGMPKRRMDCVDCHNRPTHIYPSPDRSVDEALLAKRIDPALPFIKQQAVEVLSAKYNTTPEAMQAIATSLEKFYNEKYPALTKSRELEIRNAIAEVQRIFKSTIFPEMKVDWRVHPNNIGHFLSPGCFRCHDGDHVSAGGGKALTKNCDTCHTVIAEVESGQPVYGSTQGMAFKHPVDLGDMTAVNCSDCHTGGVGP
- a CDS encoding cytochrome b/b6 domain-containing protein, which translates into the protein MLKPSRARMAIALAFILLLFSAISWAAKPPKQPKITDAECLACHADASLTKEVGGKQVSLAVEEAKFKGSVHGMFACTDCHTDIKSAPHDTPPAKPKCATCHADEDAAYNRGFHAQAVKSGDKLAASCQDCHGNVHQILPATDPKAKVHRSNIPATCGVCHGQKFVMEASGHSAQPFINYEESVHGKSVAKEGDKSKAAVCTDCHGAHEILNGGNPKSSIAKANVPFTCAKCHEKVEQEFMSSIHGQAVTRGNWQAPVCTDCHGIHTIKAPSDPASSVSAYNLARSTCARCHESVRLAGEFGVEGRRGSTYLASYHGLASKAGSNVVANCASCHGAHNILPSSDPKSTINHANLIKTCGQCHPGVTEKFIQGKVHVDAPLSADIGSVAVRWIRRMYLTLILFTIGGMLLHNLIIWRRKSLLRRDAHRRIVRRMDANQRVQHLTLLISFFVLVLTGFALKYPDSWFAELLSLNETVRGILHRTAGGVLMAVGLYHVAYLILSAAGRQLMFSMLPEPKDALDARDTMLHYLGFNVSRPQFKRFNYAEKAEYWALVWGTMVMASTGLALWFKVQVGHLFPRWWLDVATAIHFYEAVLATLAILVWHFYQVFFDPDIYPMNWAWYDGRMSVEHYQDEHGLDSETVRRAVDAAAAESGAPEPVPAPEPSEDKQPVGPRP